In a genomic window of Salminus brasiliensis chromosome 12, fSalBra1.hap2, whole genome shotgun sequence:
- the hspb9 gene encoding heat shock protein beta-9: MSQSAIESLFGDDSFFEPTFLLWPRRSTAQTSFREHFLRRRAQLMESFQSDIRDDLFRELTDGLHRDLFQTLEGLCSAPASRISANQAQDKTLAWTLDTQGFSPEEISVTVSGRRLEVMAAKGNTQTAASGDSAESKPTGFVQSVALPDHVDPTMLTCTQGEDGLLRIESETKQDPPEERTVPVRFRTSLDFPLTRDDTSKTAEVSSEKST; encoded by the coding sequence ATGAGCCAGTCTGCCATCGAGAGCCTCTTCGGAGACGACTCTTTCTTTGAGCCCACTTTCCTGCTCTGGCCCAGACGTAGCACGGCACAGACGAGCTTCAGAGAGCACTTCCTCCGCCGCAGGGCCCAGCTGATGGAGAGCTTTCAGTCCGATATCCGAGATGACCTCTTCAGAGAACTGACTGACGGGCTCCACAGAGATCTGTTCCAGACCCTGGAAGGCCTCTGTTCGGCCCCAGCATCCAGAATTAGTGCCAACCAGGCCCAGGACAAAACCTTAGCCTGGACTCTGGACACTCAGGGCTTCTCCCCAGAAGAAATCTCAGTGACCGTGTCTGGACGCAGGCTGGAGGTGATGGCAGCCAAGGGAAACACGCAAACTGCTGCATCTGGAGATTCTGCAGAGTCCAAACCAACGGGATTCGTCCAGAGCGTGGCACTGCCTGATCACGTTGACCCCACCATGCTGACCTGCACTCAGGGCGAAGACGGCCTCCTGCGCATCGAGTCTGAAACCAAGCAGGATCCTCCAGAGGAGCGAACTGTCCCGGTTCGCTTCAGAACGTCCCTCGACTTCCCCTTGACCAGAGACGACACGAGCAAAACAGCGGAGGTCAGCTCGGAGAAATCCACCTAG